The genomic interval GCCTGAATCTTTAGAGGTGTAGAATTGAAGTGTGGCTCCATGATAGTGAGCAAAAAATCGCATAGCTCGGCAAataatcttcttcttctcgggTTCCATATTCTGGAACTCATCATACTTTCCACCTAAGATGACCAATGGAACGGGAAATGGTTTCACCTTCGCAATATCAGGATGCTCGCCGTCGATATGAGGATCAGAGAGAGCCTTCAATTTGTCTCCCAAATCCATTTCTTTGCCTTTAGCACTTTTCAAGGAGATTTGAATATGGGATAAAACGGCCGTGATCAAAGACTCGAGAGTAAACCATAACTGAGAGGGATCCGCTAGATCCACCATGACAACGACACGGACGCTTTCCAACTTTGACGGGGCCAAAGGAGTTTCAAGGAGCTTTGAAAATAGGGTTCCCCCACCCAGTTCCCAAATGTGAGACACATCCTGGAACCATGAATTACTGTTAACAATTGCCTCTTTTTTACACATTGAGAAGACTCATTTTCTACACTGACAAAAGACAATAACTCTATACCAACAGAGGTGATTGTGCCTATAAAGCCGAGTTAGGTTTGATGATCACCTTGATCagactttgatttgtttttcgtcCAAAAGTGTACTCCAAGGCAAGGGTGGACTTGGCTGCTTCCTGTCGCTCCAAGAACTTATGAATCAACGTGGATTTACCCACTGATTTGCTCCCAATGACCAATAAAGTTGTTTCTGCTTGTCCATGCAGAACTTGGGCCTCTTTTCGTTTTTTGTCGAACGCAATGGCAGCATCCCAAACATTCTCCGTTGTTGGGGCCATTTTCGTTTGGAAAGAATGCTCGATACTTTGATTTATTAGAAAGTTTCCAAGGCAAATACTACCTGGACTTTCAAATCTTAAAATTTGCCGCCTTTTTCTCAGCTCTTCAGCTACGCCATTTCTCAAACTAAGAGTCAGATGGATAACTTATGAACTTATCTTTGTAAGTCACACGACCACGACTTAACTcgcaatcaatgaaaataagaCTGAATTATCTCAATGATTGTATTTGAGTTCACCAATTTCACTCGTCCTTAGGCATTTCTCGTAAAGTTTCCACCAGTTCATTCCAGCTTTAAAATTAATGGCGGCAACACTGAAACAAACTTCCGGACGTTC from Tigriopus californicus strain San Diego chromosome 5, Tcal_SD_v2.1, whole genome shotgun sequence carries:
- the LOC131880481 gene encoding cytoplasmic dynein 2 light intermediate chain 1-like isoform X2; protein product: MAPTTENVWDAAIAFDKKRKEAQVLHGQAETTLLVIGSKSVGKSTLIHKFLERQEAAKSTLALEYTFGRKTNQSLIKDVSHIWELGGGTLFSKLLETPLAPSKLESVRVVVMVDLADPSQLWFTLESLITAVLSHIQISLKSAKGKEMDLGDKLKALSDPHIDGEHPDIAKNMEPEKKKIICRAMRFFAHYHGATLQFYTSKDSGSVKKARDLLSQLAFGTEPNKGVSQDYNKPLIIPAWSDSFAAIINEDTANMDMMKHHFTTHYPQSVNEGTALPDDPAKDPNFREPEIDQLRSQKDEDLERYRKDIEKRAKQMGDEF
- the LOC131880481 gene encoding cytoplasmic dynein 2 light intermediate chain 1-like isoform X1, whose translation is MAPTTENVWDAAIAFDKKRKEAQVLHGQAETTLLVIGSKSVGKSTLIHKFLERQEAAKSTLALEYTFGRKTNQSLIKDVSHIWELGGGTLFSKLLETPLAPSKLESVRVVVMVDLADPSQLWFTLESLITAVLSHIQISLKSAKGKEMDLGDKLKALSDPHIDGEHPDIAKVKPFPVPLVILGGKYDEFQNMEPEKKKIICRAMRFFAHYHGATLQFYTSKDSGSVKKARDLLSQLAFGTEPNKGVSQDYNKPLIIPAWSDSFAAIINEDTANMDMMKHHFTTHYPQSVNEGTALPDDPAKDPNFREPEIDQLRSQKDEDLERYRKDIEKRAKQMGDEF